The genomic stretch CAAATACTTTGTAATATTTCTACAATAAAACGCATTCTATTTTCAAAGGTTCCCCCGTATTCATCAGTTCGACGGTTAGTATGGCTCGACCAAAATTGAGCTGGTAAATAGCCATGGGAACAACAAACTTCTACTCCGTCGAGACCGGCTTTTTTAGCTAATAAGGCTGAATAAGCATACCCTTTTATAACATCTTTAATTTCTTCAATGTTCATTGGTCTAGGCATTATTCCAAAGCGAAAACTTGGCTCTGAAGAAGGTGCCCAAGCAGCATTACGATAATCGCTTGATACGACTTCTCTACCGCCATGAAATAGTTGACTAAACACTTTCGTCCCATATTGATGAAGTTGTTTTGCGATTTCTGTGTATGCTGGTATCACTTTTTCATCAAACCCTGCAATCGTATGAGAAGTAAGCATGCCCGAAGAGTGAACTGCAGCCGCTTCTAGAATAATAAGTCCCGCTCCACCCTTCGCACGCGCAACGTGATAGGCAGTCATTTCAGGAGTGGGAATGCCATTTTCTACATAATTAGTTTGATGTGCTGTCGATAAAATTCTATTTTTAAGTTCGGTATTTCCAATTGTCACTTGTGAGAATAGGTGCTTAAATTGAGTCATAATTGACCACTTCCTTTCTCCTAAAATACACCCTTAAACATTTTCTCGAAAATTAGTAAGCATTCGATCGTTCTTTTCTGCTACAAATTTAGTCTTTCTTGTAACTCTACTTACTACTAGCGTTACTGCAAAATTAATAACCATTACAACTAAACCAACATCAATATCTTGTATGACATGAGGAAACGAAGGAAACAGAGTCGCTAACGTTGTGCCAGTTGTTGTAGAATAAGTAACTGCTGCAACTCCGATTATAATGCCAGCAGCCGCTCCTTGAACTGTTACTGGATTCTTCTTCCAAAGACTAAAATACAATGCTGGGAACAACTGCGCCATAAAGCTATATGCCATAATATACAGTGTCATAATTGTATCGCCACCATTTAACGTAAAATAGAGTGTTACTAGTGCAAGTATAGGTACTAAAACTCGAGTTAGTTTAATAAGCTGGTCATCTGTTGTATTTGGTTTCAACGCTTTGTAAACATTTTTAGATAATATTGTAGCGGCGGATGTTAAGACTAATGAACTTGGTATTAATGCTGCTAATGCTCCTGCTGCGCCAATTACTCCTACAAACCAAGGATCAAACGAAATTTTAGCGAGTTTAAATAATGCTAAATCTACGTCTCCACCTTTTAAAGATGGAACTTGAAGAATTGCAGCGAATCCAACAAATAAAGAAAAGACAATTATAATTTGATAGATTGGCATAAAAGCTGCATTCCAACGAAGTGCTTTTGCACTCTTTGAAGAAAAAATCCCCATAAGCATATGTGGAAACATATAGAATGAAAGGGCTAACATAATACTAGTTGTAATAAACCAAGATACACTTAAACCTTTTTCAGGAAATAACATCAAATCAGGTTTAGCAGTTTGGATTGCCTCAAACATTGGATGAAAACCACCGTAATAATGTACAGGAAAATAGATTCCTACGAAGATGACAACAAATAAAATCAGAGTATCCTTAATAACAGCAGTCCAAGCAGAACCATGAATGCCCGAAACTGTTACATAAATTGTGATCGTAATGACAGCAATCGTAATCGCAATACTCTGCGGGATTTTTCCATAAGATGCCTCTGAAACAATAATACCTAACCCTTTCAATTGCATTGTTAAATATGGAATAATAGAAATGATACTAATGACTGAAACGAGAATTCCTAGTGCTGAACTATTATACTTTTTCGTATAAAAATCAGATTGTGATACAACATTATTTTCTTTTGCATACTTCCAGACTGGCGGTAACAGCCAATAAGCTACAATAAAATAAAAGGCATTAAAGGCATATACTGCCGGCATTCCAAATGAATAAGCACTTCCCGATGCCCCCATAAATGTAAACGTCGTAAACATTTCTCCTGCCAACAAGAGAAACACAAAAAGAGAACCAAAACCTCGTCCACCAATTGACCACTGCTCAAAAGTCATCTCTTTACCTTTACGTGCTTGTAAACCTAACCAAATGGATAAAGCTAAAAAGCCAAGAATTATGATTAGTGCGGAATTCACTCTTGCTCGCCCCCTTTATTAGCAGGATCTAACTTATTCACAATTAATAAAAATATTGATGTAAGAAAAACCCATAGAATCGTCCAAAAGAGAACAAATGGCATTCCAAGAACATATGGCTCGACTTTATTAATAACCGTGAGCGATCCAATAGCTGGTATCGCACTTAATATGTACAGTAATTTTTTCATTTGATACCCTCCCCTTCTTTATCCTGAGACTAGATAAATATGAAAAATACTTTTGATAGATTAAGACAACAACTATAAAATAAAACGCTTTCAAAGTATCGAACAAAAAAGAAAAGCCGAGTATTATCAATAGGAAAACTATAAATACTTAGCTTTTTAAAACGCTTATAATTTAAAATTTAAACAACGAATAGGAATCTATCATTTTTACAACCCTAAAAGAACTCCAATATCACTCGATCGCTTCTTTAATCATCTCGTGAAAATGTTGCATCGCATTCTCAGTAGGTGAATAAATACCATTTTCAAATGCATTAGAATGTAAACCAGATTGCAATAATTCTACTAAATCAAAATCCTCTTCTCGCACTTGATCAACAAATTTAATCATTTCCTCTTCTTCTTTTGAAATTTCTTCATTCATAAAGAAATAGCGATATACTGCCAATGTTTGGTTTGCATCAATAGGAATTAGTTGTGTTGTCGTCATATTTCCACTACCAGAATATACACTCAACATCATATTTGGCCAAATCCAGTAGAAACGTGTTAAGCTTTCCTCCTGGTTTTTTACATTTGAACATTGGTAAGAGAATTTATCACAAGGAACGATGCTATAATTCGATAAATCAAATGTTTTCGAAAATGATGGATGTGCAACTGGACAATGATCGCACTCTAAAAAATTATCAACAACTGCTTTCCAATTAGCCTTAATCAGGCGTCGGTTTTCTTTTACTAATTGTAATGAATCCATAAAAGGGTAACGACTTAGTTCGTTTACTAATTCTCCATATTCAACAGAAAATGCTGGAGCTTCCATATTTAAGTTTACAAAGATCATAGAACGATGTATTTCTAATTGAATCGACTTCAAACAGTTATATTCTCCTAAATCAATATTTTTAAAGTTTGGAGCACGATTTACATGCCCATCCAACTTAAATGTCCAGCCATGATAAATACATTGCA from Arthrobacter citreus encodes the following:
- a CDS encoding sodium:solute symporter, with the protein product MNSALIIILGFLALSIWLGLQARKGKEMTFEQWSIGGRGFGSLFVFLLLAGEMFTTFTFMGASGSAYSFGMPAVYAFNAFYFIVAYWLLPPVWKYAKENNVVSQSDFYTKKYNSSALGILVSVISIISIIPYLTMQLKGLGIIVSEASYGKIPQSIAITIAVITITIYVTVSGIHGSAWTAVIKDTLILFVVIFVGIYFPVHYYGGFHPMFEAIQTAKPDLMLFPEKGLSVSWFITTSIMLALSFYMFPHMLMGIFSSKSAKALRWNAAFMPIYQIIIVFSLFVGFAAILQVPSLKGGDVDLALFKLAKISFDPWFVGVIGAAGALAALIPSSLVLTSAATILSKNVYKALKPNTTDDQLIKLTRVLVPILALVTLYFTLNGGDTIMTLYIMAYSFMAQLFPALYFSLWKKNPVTVQGAAAGIIIGVAAVTYSTTTGTTLATLFPSFPHVIQDIDVGLVVMVINFAVTLVVSRVTRKTKFVAEKNDRMLTNFRENV
- a CDS encoding DUF3311 domain-containing protein, with amino-acid sequence MKKLLYILSAIPAIGSLTVINKVEPYVLGMPFVLFWTILWVFLTSIFLLIVNKLDPANKGGEQE
- a CDS encoding Rieske 2Fe-2S domain-containing protein, coding for MSIRETQTLQTSLPYKTYVSQEIFDTERKKIFSKNWIFVGHTSQVKNVGDFFTFEVAGESILVTHANDGKIRAFYNICPHRGTKVEQSESGNKKILQCIYHGWTFKLDGHVNRAPNFKNIDLGEYNCLKSIQLEIHRSMIFVNLNMEAPAFSVEYGELVNELSRYPFMDSLQLVKENRRLIKANWKAVVDNFLECDHCPVAHPSFSKTFDLSNYSIVPCDKFSYQCSNVKNQEESLTRFYWIWPNMMLSVYSGSGNMTTTQLIPIDANQTLAVYRYFFMNEEISKEEEEMIKFVDQVREEDFDLVELLQSGLHSNAFENGIYSPTENAMQHFHEMIKEAIE